The following coding sequences lie in one Amblyraja radiata isolate CabotCenter1 chromosome 20, sAmbRad1.1.pri, whole genome shotgun sequence genomic window:
- the LOC116984479 gene encoding dispanin subfamily A member 2b-like gives MESRMNQALVENDQLSPGRGRCSEIPATMVHIATEPLPVKDHFLWSMFSFVYCNFCCLGFMALAFSVKARDRKMLGDIYSASHYGATSKALNLAATLLTIAWVITMVALVISGVIQLRPR, from the exons ATGGAGTCCAGAATGAACCAGGCGTTGGTGGAGAATGATCAGCTGTCGCCGGGCAGGGGCCGCTGCTCCGAGATTCCCGCCACCATG GTCCATATCGCCACTGAACCCCTGCCCGTCAAGGACCACTTCCTCTGGTCCATGTTCAGCTTTGTTTACTGCAATTTCTGCTGTCTCGGCTTCATGGCGCTGGCCTTCTCCGTGAAG GCCCGAGACCGGAAAATGCTGGGAGATATTTACAGCGCCAGCCACTACGGTGCCACCTCCAAGGCACTGAACCTGGCCGCCACTCTGCTGACAATCGCCTGGGTGATCACCATGGTTGCGCTGGTGATCAGTGGGGTGATCCAACTCCGCCCCAGATGA